A genomic region of Prionailurus bengalensis isolate Pbe53 chromosome D1, Fcat_Pben_1.1_paternal_pri, whole genome shotgun sequence contains the following coding sequences:
- the FXYD6 gene encoding FXYD domain-containing ion transport regulator 6 isoform X1 — protein sequence MEVVLIFLCSLLAPSVLASAAEQEKEKDPFHYDYQTLRIGGLVFAVVLFSVGILLILSRRCKCNFNQKPRAPGDEEVQVENLITANATEPQKAEN from the exons ATGGAGGTGGTGCTGATCTTTCTGTGCAGCCTGCTGGCTCCCAGCGTCCTGGCCAGTG CAGCTgagcaggagaaggaaaaggaccCTTTTCATTATG ACTACCAGACTCTGCGGATCGGGGGACTGGTGTTTGCTGTGGTGCTCTTCTCCGTGGGGATTCTCCTTATCCTGA GTCGCAGATGCAAATGCAATTTCAATCAGAAGCCCCG GGCTCCGGGGGATGAGGAGGTGCAGGTGGAGAACCTCATCACTGCAAATG caacgGAGCCCCAGAAAGCAGAGAACTGA
- the FXYD6 gene encoding FXYD domain-containing ion transport regulator 6 isoform X2: MEVVLIFLCSLLAPSVLASAEQEKEKDPFHYDYQTLRIGGLVFAVVLFSVGILLILSRRCKCNFNQKPRAPGDEEVQVENLITANATEPQKAEN; this comes from the exons ATGGAGGTGGTGCTGATCTTTCTGTGCAGCCTGCTGGCTCCCAGCGTCCTGGCCAGTG CTgagcaggagaaggaaaaggaccCTTTTCATTATG ACTACCAGACTCTGCGGATCGGGGGACTGGTGTTTGCTGTGGTGCTCTTCTCCGTGGGGATTCTCCTTATCCTGA GTCGCAGATGCAAATGCAATTTCAATCAGAAGCCCCG GGCTCCGGGGGATGAGGAGGTGCAGGTGGAGAACCTCATCACTGCAAATG caacgGAGCCCCAGAAAGCAGAGAACTGA